Below is a genomic region from Mesorhizobium sp. NZP2298.
GCAGAGTCTGGCCAAGCGCAATGCGACGATTGCCTCGGTCTCGCGCGCCTTGGTGGAAGCAATCGAGGCATGAGCCGTCGGAGCAGCGCGGCTGTGCCGTGCTGCATTTCTCACACATGCTTGCGGCCGCCTGTCTCGCGGAACCAGCTGTCCGGGTAGGGATACCACCAGCCCTGGATTTCGGGCTTGTGATCGATGATGACCATCTTGGAACGGCGGAAGGCATCGAGCCCCTGGCGTCCAAGCTCGCGGCCAAGGCCTGATGCCTTCCAGCCACCGAAGGGCAAGGCGTCATTGTCGATCAGCGGGTTGTTGACCCAGACCATGCCGGCTTCGAGCCGCTCGGCCGCCTCATGCGCCTCGGCGAGGTCTGTCGTGAACACCGAGGCGCCGAGCCCGAACGGGCTGTCATTGGCAAGCCGGATCGCCTCGTCGAAATCCTTCACCCGGCAGATGGCGGCGACCGGCCCGAAACATTCCTCGCGCACGATCGCCATGTCAGGGGTGACGCCGGTCAGGATCGTCGGTTCGTAGAACCAGCCCGTGTTGTGCGCTGGCGGGATGCGCCCGCCGGTGACGGCCTTCGCTCCGTGTGCAATGGCGTCATCGACCAACCGCATCACCTTGGCCCGCGCACTCTCGCTGACCAGCGGCCCGATCTCGGTCTTGTCCATGCCGTTACCGATGCGCAGCGCGCGTGTCCTCTCGGCGAACAATTCGACAAAGCGGTCGTGCACGGCGTCGACGACGAAGAAACGCTCGGCCGAGGTGCAGACCTGGCCGGTGAGGTGGAAGGCGGCGGTGACACTGCCGGCGGCCGCGACCTCGAGCGGGGCATGTTCGCTGATGATCAGCGGATCGCTGCCGCCCGCCTCGATGACGCAAGGTTTCATGCGCTCGGCGCAGGCCACCGCGACCGCCTTGCCGGCGGCGACCGAGCCGGTGAAGGCAACCGCATGGGTGCGGTCCGAAGTGATCAGTGCCTGCGCGGTGACCGCGCCGCCCGGCAGGCAGGAGACAAGGCCTTCCGGCAGCGAGCGGAACACGGCCATATAGTCCAGCGTCGACAGCGTCGTCGCCTCGGCCGGCTTGATGATGCAGGCATTCCCCGCGGCAAGCGAGGCGGCCACCGTCCAGCACATCAGCAGGATCGGAAAATTGTAGGGCATGATGTGGACGGAGACGCCATAGGGCTCGTAGCGCGCATATTGGAAGGAGCCGGCCTGCGTCGTGCCGGCGACCTTGCCGGCGTCGTCGCGCGCCATCTCGGCATAGTAGCGGAAGATCGGCGCGCAATTGGCGATCTCGCCGATGGCTTCGGGATAGGGCTTGCCCATCTCTCGCACCATCAGTTCGGCGCAGCGGGTGAAATCCGCCGCCTCGATGGCATTGGCGACGGCATGCAGATGCCTGGCTCGGCTCTTGGCGTCGAGTTTTTTCCAGCTAACCTGCGCCGTGGTTGCGGCAGTGAGCACGGCGTCGATTTCGTCGTCGCTGGCCGCGGTGATGGCGCCAACCGTTTCAAGCGTGGCCGGGTCGATCACCGGTTTGCTTGCGCCAGCCATCGGCCGGTAGCCCGGATTGACGAAGAAAGTCGGCTGGTCAGGGGAGAAATGCATTCTTATCCTTCTCCACGCGTGGAGCCTTTTTTGAGGATTCGCCCTGCCGAGGCTCAGCGGATCATGTAGACCTTCTTGATGGTCTCATGGACGGTGCAGACGCCCTTCCAGTCCTGCGGAAAGAAGGCCGCCGTGTCCGGCTCGATCTCGATCACCTCGCCGGATTCATGCACGTAGGTGCAGCGGCCTTCGAGGAAGTGGCAGAACTCGTCGCGGGTAACGTGGCAGTGCCATTTGCCAGGGGTGCAGACCCACAGGCCGCACTCGGAGCGGCCCTCGGGCCCTTTGTGCAGCAATTTACCCGAGGTGTGGGATTGCCCCTCGATCATGGTCGGGATGATGCCCCAGTCGACGAGGTCGGCGATGGCCAAGGGGGATTGCATGATGGGTGTGGTCATATCGATTTCCTTGAAATGGGCTCACCGGCACATGAAGGCCTTGGTCAGCGTTTGCGTGATGATGGAGATGCCGGTCCAGCCGGCGGGGAAGAACACGAGCGTGCCGGCCTCGACCGGAATTTGCTCCCCATTCTCATGGACATAGCTGCCGTGACCCGACAGGAAGTGGCAGAACTCGTCGGCGGCGAAGGTGACCTTGCGGGTGCCCGGCGTGCATGACCACAGGCCGCATTCGCTCGATCCGTCCGGGTTCCGCGACAGGATCTTGCCGGAGGCGCGCGGCGCGCCGGCAAGCGTATTGCTGCCCGCGCCCCAGTCGTCCAGTTCCACGGTTGAGGCCTTTGGCCAGTGCGGTGTCGGCATGTCAGCTCCTCGGTCAGGCCAGCATGTAGACGTTGCGCATGGTCTCATGCACGGTGCATTCGCCTGTCCAGCCGGCGGGAAACATGACCACGGTCCCGGTCGACACTTCTATCACTTCACCGACATCCGATCGGTAGGTCGCGCGGCCGGCGACGAAATGGCACAATTCATCGCGCGGGATCGAGAGCCGCCAACGGCCCGGCGTGCACACCCAGATGCCGGATTCCGGCTGGTTGTTCGGACCCTTGTGCACCAGCCTGCCGGTGGAATGCGAGGCGCCTTCCAGTGCATCGGGCTGGGTGCCCCAGTCGACGAGGTCGGTGCGGGTGGAGGCGTGGTGGAGGTGTGGGGCGGAAGAGGTCACAGCAGCGCCTCCAGCAACCCAGCCGCCTTTTCCGGCCCGTTCTGCGCGTGCATCTGTGCCGACGTCTTCGCCAGCCTCGCCTTCATCCTGGGATCGGTCAGGCAGGTCTCGATCTTCGCGATCAGCTCGGCATCGCTCCAGTCGTAGCGCGGCATGCCGAAGCCGTGGCCGGTTTCCTCGACCCGGGTGGCGTTGTCGTGGCCGTCCCAGACATAGGGCATGATGATTGCCGGCTTGCCGAAATAGAGGCATTCGGTGAACGAGTTGTTGCCGCCGTGATGGATGACGGCGTCAACCTGCGGGATGACCGAAGGCTGCGGGAACCAGCTCTCGACGATGACGTTGCCGGGAACGTCTGTGTACTGGTCCTTGTAGCCGCCGACATTGACCAGCGCGCGGTAGCGCGTCTTGCCTAGCGTTGCGATGATGCGCTTCAGCAAATCGACATCGCCGGCCCCGAGGCTGCCGAAAGAGACATAGAGCAGCGGGCCATCATTGTTCTTCGCGAAGGTGGGTACCGCATAGGGCTTCTCTTGCCGCACGCAGCCTTCGAGATACTGGAATTGCGCCGGGTCGAGCGGATGGCGGCGCTTGAATTTCGCGGCCTCGGGATAGAGCAGCAGGTTCAGATAGGGCGACGCCTCGAAGAACTGGCCGACCGGATAGGTCGCTTCGTTGTTGGCTGTGAGAAAGGCATTGAAGTCGTCATGGATCGGCTTGATCACCGCGTTGAAGTGATCGCGGTAGCGCTGGTGCCCGGCGTGGTCATTCTCACCGCAGCCGGAGAGATGCGGCGGGATGTCCTCGTCCTCGATCTCGTTTTCCGAGCAGGAGATGACGCGTACCCATGGTTTGCCGAACTGCTTTATCGCCGGGAACAGGATGACGTTGTCGACGCAGATCACGTCGGGCTTGATGGCGGCAAGCACGCCCGGTAGATCCTTCTGGGCCCATTTGGCGCTGTCGACGATCGCGGTCCAGCAATCCTTCACATAGTTGTCGACCTGGTCGTAGGGCGACTTGCGGAAGTTCGGGATGTGGCCGTTGATGAAATCCTCCCAGAACTTGGCCATCTGCTCGGGCGGCATCGGTTCGGAGAGGTTCACCGGATGCGCCTCGAAACCGTAGCCCCTGTAGACCTCGACAAAGCCGGGGTCCGACAGGAACACAGCCTTGTGGCCGCGCGCCTCGACGGCTTGCGCGATGCCGACGGAATTGAGCGCCGGGCCGTAGGCGGCTTCGGGAAAAAACGCGATCGTCTTCTGCGCCATCAGGCTTCTCCTCTATTCCTCAAAAATTCTGACGTCGGCGGCGTCCCAGCCGAGTTCGAGCTGGTCGCCTGATGCGACAGGCCTGCGGTCGGCGGCATCCGCGGTGACGCGCACCATGAACGGCTTTGGCGACAAAGGCGTGCGGACATGCAGCTGCAGGTCGAGTCCGTGATAGGCCAGCGCCTCGACCGTGCCGGTCGTGCGGTTGGCGGTCTCGGCTGACGGGAACAATCGGATGCGTTCGGGCCGCACCGAGGCAACCGCCGATGCGCCAGGTGAAAGTGTGGCGGGGACCTTGCCCGTGATGCGCGCGCCGTTTGCAGCGACCACGCCATCGGCGGCGGCCTTGCCGGGCACGAAATTCATCACGCCGATGAAGTCGGCGACGAAGCGGTCCGCGGGATGTTCATAGATCGCGTGCGGCGTGTCGCATTGCAGCAGCCTGCCGTCTTTCAGCACCGCCATGCGGTCGGCCATGACAAGCGATTCTTCCTGGTCGTGGGTGACGATGACGAAGGTGATGCCGACCTCGTGCTGCAGGCGCTTCAGCTCCAGCTGCATGGCACCGCGCAGTTTCTTGTCGAGCGCGCCGAGCGGCTCGTCGAGCAGCAGCAGCCGGGGGCACTTGACCAGGGCACGGGCGAGCGCGACGCGCTGCTTCTGGCCGCCGGACAATTGCTCAGGCTTGCGGTCGGCGAACGGGACGAGTTCGGTGGTCGCCAGGATGGCGTCGACGCGTGAGCGGATTTCTTTAGCCGGCAAACGCTCCATCTCCAGCCCGTAGGAGACATTGGCGCGCACGCTCATATGTGGGAACAGCGCGTAGGACTGGAACATCAGATTGACCGGCCGCTTGTTGGGCGGCGTCCTGGCGATGTCCTTGCCGTCGAGCAGGATGCGTCCGTCGGTCGGCGTCTCGAAGCCGGCCAGCATGCGCAGAAGCGTGGTCTTGCCGCAGCCGGAGGGCCCAAGCAGCGCGAAGAACTCGTTCTCCCGGATATCGAGCGAGATGCCGTCGACGGCGGTGACGCGGCCGAATTTCTTCGACACATGGTCGATGGCCAGCAGCGTGCGCGGTTCGCTCATTGGCCGATAATCCCTCGATTGAGCCGCTGCGACAGGGTCAACGCGGTGATGGAGACAGCCATGACGATGGTTGCCAGCGCATTGATCTCCGGCGTGATGCCGAAGCGGATCATGGCGTAGATCTGCATCGGCAGCGTGGTCGAGGCACGGCCGGCGCCGGATGTGAAGAAGGCGATGATGAACTCGTCAACCGAAAGCGTGAAAGCAAGCAGCGCGCCGGCGATCACCGCCGGCAGGATGACCGGCAAGGTCACGCGCTGGAACGTGGTTACGGCGGAGGCGCCGAGGTCGGCGGAGGCCTCGACGATCGACCAGTCGAAACTCTTCAGCCGGGCACGCACCACCGAGCAGACGAAGGCGAGATTGAAGACGACATGGGCGAGGATGATGGTGTGCAGCCCCATGGTCAGGTTGAGCATGGAAAAGAACGACAGCAGCGCGATCGCCAGCACGATGTCGGGAATGATCATCGGCGCGAAGATCAGCGCTTCCAGGCCCTTGCCATATTGCCGGCGCATCTCGACGCCGATCGCCAGCAGCGTGCCGAGCAGTGTGGCGATGGCGGTGGAAACCAGCGCCACGATCAGCGTGTTGAGCGCGGCGGAAAGGATCGCGGAGTTGTTGGCCAGCGAAAGATACCATTTCAGCGAAAAGCCCGACCATGCCGTCGGCAGCCCGCCTTCGTTGAAGGACAGTGCCACCAGCACGCCGATCGGGATATAGAGGAAGGCAAAGACGAGGCCGAGCACGAGCCAGAGCGTGCGCCGCGTGGCTGGGGAACGCTCAGCCATCGGCATTACCTTTGGCCTCGGCCGCCCGCCCCGAGGCGCGGTCGGCGGCCAGTGCTTGCGCCATCAGCACCAGCAGCATGATGGCGATCAGCGCCATGGCGAGTGCCGCGCCGAAGGGCCAGTCATTGGCGGTCAGGAACTGGTCGTAGACGAGATTGCCGATCATCTGGAAGCGGCCGCCGCCGAGCAGCGCCGGGGTGACGAAATTGCCGATCGACAGCACGAAGACGAAGACCGCGCCGGCGGCGATGCCGGGCACGGTCAGCGGCAGGACGACACGGCGAAAGGTGGTGGCGGCCGAGGCGCCGAGATCACGTGAGGCTTCGGCAAGCTCCGGGTTGAGCCGGGACAAAGGCGCGTAGCAGGCGAGGATGACGAAGGGCAAATAGTTGTAGACCAAGCCGGCGATGACGGCGCCTTCGGTATAGAGCATCGACGGCGGCTCGCCGGTGTAGCCCAACCACCGCAGCAGTTGCGTGATCAGGCCTTCGCGGTTGAGCAGCACGATCCAGGCATAGGTGCGGATCAGGTAGTTGGACCAGAACGGCAGCACGGCGAAGAACAGGAACACCGGCTGCCACCGGCGCGGTGCCGCGGCAATGGCATAGGCGGCGGCATAGCCGATCACCACGGCGATCAGGGTGGCGCTGCCGGCGATGCGCGCCGATTTGAGGAAGATGCCGGCATAGAGCGGGTCAAAGACCAGCCCGAAATTCTCCAGCGTGAAGGTGTAGTCGATGCCGCCATAGATGCCGCGCCGGAAGAAGGCGAGCGCCAGCACCAGCGCGCACGGGACCACCATCAGCGCGGTCAGCCAGACCAGCGCCGGGGCCATCAGCAGGGAGGAGCGAAGTCGGGTCTGGGACAATTTAAGGTACCGCTCAGGGCCGGCAGCCGAGGCGCTGCCGGCCGTGATATCCGTGCCGCCTACTGGGCGGCCTTGATCTCGCTGACGATCTTGGAATAGTCGCGCTGGGCCTCGCCGACGTCGCGCAGCTGTTCGAACTTGACGAGGTCGGCCACCGGCATCGCCATGTTGGGGAATTTGGCCAGGAAGTCGGCCGGCAGGCTTTCCATCGCCGGCTTGTTCGGCACCTTGTAGTCGATGTTCTGCGCCGCCCAGGCGTGGTTCTTGGCGTCGAGCATGAAGTTGATGAACTTGAAGGCGTCGTCCTTGTGCTCGGATGCCTTCATCACCACCATCGTGTCGACCCAGAGGTCGGAACCTTCCTTCGGGATGACGTATTTGATCTCCGGCTTTTCGGCGATGCCGTAATTGCACCAACCGTCCCAGGCCTGCACCATCAGCGCTTCGCCCGAAACCAGCTTGGAATAGAAGGTGGTGTCGTCATAGGCGAGCAGGGTCTTCTTGGCCGAGATCAGCAGGTCCTTGACCTCGGCCATCTTGGCCGGATCGGTCTCGTTGACGGAAAAGCCCTTGTCGAGCTGGCCGGCAGCCAGCAGCCAGCGATCGGTCGCCAGCATGGTGGTCTTGCCCTTCAGCTCGTCGGAAGGGGCGAGCAGGTCGCTCCAACTCGTTGGCGCCGCCTTGACGAGGTCGGAGCGGTAGCAGAGGCCGGTCGTGCCCCAGGTGTACGGCACCGAGAAAGTGTTGCCGACATCGTGCGGCAGTTTCGTTGCTTCGGGATAGAGGTTGGCGAGGTTGGGGACCTTGGCGTGGTCCATCGGCTCGGTCAGGCCGAGCTTGTTCAGCACTTCGGCGAAGGGCGAGGACACGAAGACCACGTCATAGCCCTTGCCGCCGGCGGCGATGAGCTTGCCCATGATCTCTTCATTGGTGGCGTGCACCACGACCTCGCCGGAGACGCCGGTCGCGGTCTTGAAGGCGGCCATGGCATCGGGCGCCATGTAGCCGTCCCAGTTGGAGATGACGAGGCCGGCGGCCATTGCCGGTGCGGACAGCGCCAGGGCAAGGCCGACAGCGATTGAAGAAACCTTGAGCGCACGGCGCCGCGGGCTGGTAGCGGTCATGGCAGACTCCCATTCCGGTTGATCGTCGAATTCTGTGCTGGACCGGTCGCGACCCATGCCGCTGCCCTCGATCCTGTTCCCTCGGTCTTTTTATCGCCGATTGCGCTGACAGTACTATTGCAGAAAAAAGTACGTCAATCCATAATTTGCCAACCGACCGAGGAATCTGGCCGATTGCGCTTGTCCCGGCGATCGGCCAAACCAGTAAGATCCCATCCGTCCGCCGAGACCAGTCATGCAAGCCGCAGCCCGACGACCTCGCACCAACCATCTCGATCTGGCGCAGCGCATCCTGGACGTGGCGCGGCAGCGCGGCTTCGAACCCGGCGCGCGCCTGCCCGAGCAGCAGATCGCTTCGCTGTGCAATGTCTCGCGCACGCCGGTGCGGGCGGCACTCAGCCTGCTGGCGGAGCGGGGCGTCGTGCGCTGGGAGGCCGATACCGGTTACCACCTGGCGGTCGACCTCGCCGCGCAGCCGGCCATTGCCACCGAGCTTCCCAGCGCGGAGGAGGACGAGCTGGCCGAGGCTATCCTGCGCGACCGCTCGGCGCGCAGGCTGGACCAGACGGTGACCGCCGCGGCGTTGATGCGACGCTACAGCGCCGAGAGGAAGACGGTACTAAAAGCGCTTAATAAACTGACAGAAGAGAATCTTCTGGACCGTGCGCCCGGCCAGTCATGGCTGTTCCGCCGCACGCCCGACGATCCGGAGGCGCAAGGCGAAAGCTATGAATTCCGCCTGGTGCTGGAGCCCGTGGCGATCCTGACGCCGGGCTTCCGGCTGGACGGCGCGCGGGCTGCGGCCCTGCGCCAAGGCATGGACGCGCTATCGGCGCTGCCGGATGCCGCGTTCGACACGCGCGAGTTCCAGCGGCTGGATATAGATTTTCACAGCATGATCGCCGAGGGCTGCGCCAATCGCTTCGTCGCCGACGCGCTGGCCGATCACCTCAGGCTGCGCCGGCTGCCGGGCCTCTATGGCGGCGTCAACGTCTTCCGGCTCCGGCAATCCTTGCTGGAACACCTGAACATACTCGACCATCTCGAAAGCCGGCAGTATGAGGTGGCTGCAGATCTGCTTCGCATCCACCTGCGGCTCTCCCGCAACCAGCGACCGCAGGCGGCCAGCCGCGGCGCCCCCGCGCTGTTCGGCATGATCAGCCGGCCGGAATGAAGAGGATTAATTGACGCGTAAAGCCAGCCCGACCATCGCGCTGTTTCCCGAAGCCAGTTTCGGGGCGGCGCTGAATTGCGTCGGCATCGCGCAGGCGTTGCGGGCCAAGGGCGCCCGGCCGGTCTTCATCTGCCATGCGGGCTTCTCCGGCGTCTTTGCCGACTATGGTTTCCAGGAATACCAGCTGCCGACCGACGAGCCGCTGAGCGACAGCGAGCGCCAGAGCTACTGGCAGGCCTTCGTGCGCCGGCACCTGCCGCATTTCAGGCTCAGCCCGATCGACCAGCTCGAAACCTATGTCGCGCCGACCTGGCAAGCGATCGTCGATACGGCGGTCAATGCAGAGGGGCCGCTGCGCCAATTGCTGGCGCGGCTGAAGCCCGACGCGGTGGTGCTCGACAATGTCATCATGTTCCCGGCGATCGCCGCCGCCGGCTGCCCCTGGGTGCGTGTCGTCTCCTGCGCCGAGACGGAGCTGCCCGACGCCCGGGTGCCACCCTACCTATCCGGCCTCGGAGCCGATGACCCGCAACGCGCGGCGTTCGAGGCCCGCTATCTCTCGGCCTCCGCGCCCGCGCATGACCGCTTCAATCGCTTTCGCGTGGACGCCGGCCTGGCGCCGTTGCCGAAGGGCCTGTTCCTTGAAAGCTCGCCCCACCTCAATCTGCTGCTGACGCCGACGATCGTGCGCCGCGAGCGTGCCGAGCCGCTCGATCCGGCCCGCTTCGTCTATCTCGAAGGCTGTGTGCGATCGGAAGGACCGTTCGAGGTGCCGGTCTTCCCGCGCAATGGCGGACCGCTGGTCTATGTCAGCTTCGGCAGCCTCGGCGCCATGGATGTCGGGCTGATCGAGCGCATGCTCGCCGTCTTCGACAGGCTGCCGGCGCGTTTCATCGTCAATGCCGGCGGCCTGCGCGACGCCTATCGCGCGGTGCCGGACAATGTCTATCTCGACGCCTGGTTTCCGCAGCCTTCGGTGGTGGCGAAGTCCGACCTGTTCATCCACCATGGCGGCAACAACAGCTTTTGCGAGGCGCTGCGCTTCGGCGTGCCGTCGCTGATCATGCCCTATTGCTGGGACGGACACGACAATGCGCGCCGCGCCGAAGAGACCGGTACCGGCGACCATATCGGCCGTGACGGCTGGACCGAAGGAGTATTGGAGAGAGCCATTCTCGGCCTGCTGGCCGATGCCGCCATGCGCGCCCGCCTGAGGGACAATGCAGCCCAGATGGCGCTGAAACCCGGAACGGACGTGGCCGCCCAAGCCATACTCTCCCTGATACGGACGTGAACGAAATGCTCGACAAGAACACGAATACCGCGATCAACGACCCCAAGGCCTGGCTGGCCCAGCACGGCATCAACGAGGTCGAATGCCTGGTGCCCGACATGAACGGCGTGCTGCGCGGCAAGGCACTGCCGACGGCAAAATTCCTCAAGGCGCTGGAAGACCGCGCGCTCTATCTGCCAAGCAGCGCCTTCTTGGTCAGCATCGACGGCCGCTATTCCGGCTCGATCGACGAGGGTTTTGCCTATTCGGACCCGGACATGCGCATGGTGCCTGACGTTTCCACGCTCTGCTTGGCGCCCGGCGCTGGGGCGGGGAAGGCCTATGTCTTCGCCGACGCCTTCCATATGGACGGCAGGCCATGGATGGCCTCGCCGCGCCATGTGCTGCGCGCCGTGCTCGATCTCTACCGCCAGCGTGGCTGGCGGGCCGTGGTGGCGCCGGAGGTCGAGTTCTATCTGACCGCGTACAATCCCGATCCGGACAGGCCCCTGACCGCGCCGGTCGGCGCCAATGGCCGCACCGAGACCGTGCAGCATCCCTATGACATGGCGGCGCTCGAGGAGTTCGAGCCGGTGATCCGGCGCGTCTATGAGTATGCCGCGGCCGCCGGGCTGCCGCTCGACACGTTGATCCATGAATCGGGCACGGCGCAGCTGGAGATCAATCTCCTGCATGGCGACGCGCTGCCACTGGCCGACCAGGTGCTTTTGTTCAAGCGATTGACGCGCCAGGCCGCGCAGCAATGCGGCATGCATGCGACCTTCATGGCCAAGCCGATCGCCGCGCAGGCCGGCAGCTCGATGCATCTGCACATGTCCGTCGTCGACGAGGCGGGCAACGCGCTGTTTGCCGCAGCGGATGATGCCGACACCGAGATGTTCGGCCATTTCGTCGGCGGCTTGCAGAAATATATCCCTGAAATCATGCCGCTGTTCGCGCCCAATGTGAACTCGTTCCGCCGCATAAGACCCAACCACAGCGCGCCGGCCAACATCGAATGGTCGCATGACAACCGGTCCTGCGGCCTGCGCGTGCCGGCCGGAGGGCGCGCGGCGCGACGGGTGGAGAACCGCTTGCCGGGCGCCGATTCCAATCCCTATCTGGCGATCGCCGGTTCGCTGCTCGCCGGCTATCTCGGCGTCGAGCAGAAGCTGGCGCGCTCGGCCGAGGCGTCGGGCAATGCCTACAAGATCAAGAGCACGCTGCCGAAGACCATGGAGGAGGCGCTCGATCGTTTCGAGGCTTGCGATCCGGTCCGCAAACTGCTCGGCGAGGATTTCTTCCAGACCTATCTGCGCGTCAAGAGCGTCGAGCTCGACCTGTTCCAGAGCGTGGTGACGAGCTGGGAACGCGACCATCTGCTGCTGAAGGTGTGATCTTGGCATCTTCAACAGGCTTCAATTCCGGTCTCGATATCGGCAAATCCTACTATGTCGCTACCGCCAATCCGGCGCCGGACCATCCGGCGCTCGCCGGCGATGTCGAGGCCGACCTGGTGGTCGTCGGCGGCGGCTGCACCGGGCTGTCCGCCGCCTTGCATGCCGCCGAGCTCGGCCTGAAGGTGGTGCTGCTCGAAGGCGGCAAGATCGGTTGGGGGGCTTCAGGGCGCAATGGCGGCCAGATGATCCCCGGCCTGCGCAAGGGCGCCAAGGGTCTGGTCAAGCTCTACGGTCCCGAGCGGGCGAAGGTGCTGTTCGACCTCGCCTTCGAGGCGCGCGGCCTGGTGCTCGACATCATCAAGCGCCATGCCATCGATTGCGATCTGAGGCTGACCGGCCATCTGGTCGGCGCGGTCAACGGTTCCGACCTCAAGGATCTGGAAGAAGAGGCCAAATGCCTCGAGAGCGTGATGAAATTTCGCGACGTCGAGATCCTGTCGGCGACGGCCGCACGCGCCAAGGTCGACACGCCCTATCACGGTGCCATGTATGAGCCGCTTGGCGGCCATATGCACCCGCTGAACTACACGCTCGGCCTTGCCCGCGCGGCCGTGGCCGCCGGCGTCGTCATCCATGAGAATTCGGTGGCGGTGAAGCTGGAGCGTGAGCCTTCCATCCGCGTCTCGACGTCAAAGGGTTCGGTCCGGGCCAAACATGTCGTGCTGGCGGGTGATGCTCTGCTGCACGGGCTGGAGCCGCGCGTCAACAGCCGCATCATGCCGGTCGGCAACTACATCGTCGCCACCGAGCCGCTGGAGGGCAAGCGCAATGTCATCCCGGCCAATGTCGCGGTGTCCGATACACGCTTCGTCGTCAATTACTACCGCATGTCGGCGGATGGCCGCCTGCTTTTCGGCGGCGGCGAGCGCTACACGCCGTCGCCGCCGGCCGACATTGCCGGCTTCGTGCGGCCGCATATGGAAGGCACGTTTCCGCAGCTTAGGGGCTGCCGCATCGATCATGCCTGGGGCGGCCTGGTTTCGGTGACGACGTCGCGGCTGCCGCATGTCGGGCACTATGGCGAGGTCTATTTCGCGCATGGCTATTCCGGCAAGGGCGTCATCCTGTCGACACTGTCGGGCAAGCTGCTCGCCGAAGCGATCACCGGCGATGCCTCACGGCTGGATTTGTTCTCGACGCTCACGCCCATGCCGTTCCCCGGCGGCACGGCGCTGCGTGGGCCGCTCTATGTACTGGGCATGCTATGGTACGCGATGCGGGACCGGATCAAGCATTGAGGTCGCCAGACGCGATCTAGACGACAAAGAAATCCTCGATGCGCTCTCTGGCTCCAAGCAGCGCCGGCAGGATTTCCCGCTCCATCTCGGCGACGGTGAACCGCGCCGACTGGGTCGAGACATTGATCGCCGCGACCGTGCGTTTCGCCCGGTCGCGGATCGGCACGGCAATGGAGCGCAGGCCGAGCTCCAGCTCCTCGTCGACGATGGCGAAGCCGTCCGCCTTCGCCTTGCCAATGGCGCCGGCCACCGCACGCTTATCGGTGATGGTCTTTGGCGTTCGCCTCTCGATGGTTGCCTGGCCGAGAAAT
It encodes:
- a CDS encoding polyamine ABC transporter substrate-binding protein, which gives rise to MTATSPRRRALKVSSIAVGLALALSAPAMAAGLVISNWDGYMAPDAMAAFKTATGVSGEVVVHATNEEIMGKLIAAGGKGYDVVFVSSPFAEVLNKLGLTEPMDHAKVPNLANLYPEATKLPHDVGNTFSVPYTWGTTGLCYRSDLVKAAPTSWSDLLAPSDELKGKTTMLATDRWLLAAGQLDKGFSVNETDPAKMAEVKDLLISAKKTLLAYDDTTFYSKLVSGEALMVQAWDGWCNYGIAEKPEIKYVIPKEGSDLWVDTMVVMKASEHKDDAFKFINFMLDAKNHAWAAQNIDYKVPNKPAMESLPADFLAKFPNMAMPVADLVKFEQLRDVGEAQRDYSKIVSEIKAAQ
- a CDS encoding GntR family transcriptional regulator; translation: MQAAARRPRTNHLDLAQRILDVARQRGFEPGARLPEQQIASLCNVSRTPVRAALSLLAERGVVRWEADTGYHLAVDLAAQPAIATELPSAEEDELAEAILRDRSARRLDQTVTAAALMRRYSAERKTVLKALNKLTEENLLDRAPGQSWLFRRTPDDPEAQGESYEFRLVLEPVAILTPGFRLDGARAAALRQGMDALSALPDAAFDTREFQRLDIDFHSMIAEGCANRFVADALADHLRLRRLPGLYGGVNVFRLRQSLLEHLNILDHLESRQYEVAADLLRIHLRLSRNQRPQAASRGAPALFGMISRPE
- a CDS encoding nucleotide disphospho-sugar-binding domain-containing protein → MTRKASPTIALFPEASFGAALNCVGIAQALRAKGARPVFICHAGFSGVFADYGFQEYQLPTDEPLSDSERQSYWQAFVRRHLPHFRLSPIDQLETYVAPTWQAIVDTAVNAEGPLRQLLARLKPDAVVLDNVIMFPAIAAAGCPWVRVVSCAETELPDARVPPYLSGLGADDPQRAAFEARYLSASAPAHDRFNRFRVDAGLAPLPKGLFLESSPHLNLLLTPTIVRRERAEPLDPARFVYLEGCVRSEGPFEVPVFPRNGGPLVYVSFGSLGAMDVGLIERMLAVFDRLPARFIVNAGGLRDAYRAVPDNVYLDAWFPQPSVVAKSDLFIHHGGNNSFCEALRFGVPSLIMPYCWDGHDNARRAEETGTGDHIGRDGWTEGVLERAILGLLADAAMRARLRDNAAQMALKPGTDVAAQAILSLIRT
- a CDS encoding glutamine synthetase family protein, whose product is MLDKNTNTAINDPKAWLAQHGINEVECLVPDMNGVLRGKALPTAKFLKALEDRALYLPSSAFLVSIDGRYSGSIDEGFAYSDPDMRMVPDVSTLCLAPGAGAGKAYVFADAFHMDGRPWMASPRHVLRAVLDLYRQRGWRAVVAPEVEFYLTAYNPDPDRPLTAPVGANGRTETVQHPYDMAALEEFEPVIRRVYEYAAAAGLPLDTLIHESGTAQLEINLLHGDALPLADQVLLFKRLTRQAAQQCGMHATFMAKPIAAQAGSSMHLHMSVVDEAGNALFAAADDADTEMFGHFVGGLQKYIPEIMPLFAPNVNSFRRIRPNHSAPANIEWSHDNRSCGLRVPAGGRAARRVENRLPGADSNPYLAIAGSLLAGYLGVEQKLARSAEASGNAYKIKSTLPKTMEEALDRFEACDPVRKLLGEDFFQTYLRVKSVELDLFQSVVTSWERDHLLLKV
- a CDS encoding NAD(P)/FAD-dependent oxidoreductase; the protein is MASSTGFNSGLDIGKSYYVATANPAPDHPALAGDVEADLVVVGGGCTGLSAALHAAELGLKVVLLEGGKIGWGASGRNGGQMIPGLRKGAKGLVKLYGPERAKVLFDLAFEARGLVLDIIKRHAIDCDLRLTGHLVGAVNGSDLKDLEEEAKCLESVMKFRDVEILSATAARAKVDTPYHGAMYEPLGGHMHPLNYTLGLARAAVAAGVVIHENSVAVKLEREPSIRVSTSKGSVRAKHVVLAGDALLHGLEPRVNSRIMPVGNYIVATEPLEGKRNVIPANVAVSDTRFVVNYYRMSADGRLLFGGGERYTPSPPADIAGFVRPHMEGTFPQLRGCRIDHAWGGLVSVTTSRLPHVGHYGEVYFAHGYSGKGVILSTLSGKLLAEAITGDASRLDLFSTLTPMPFPGGTALRGPLYVLGMLWYAMRDRIKH